The Mycolicibacterium flavescens genome has a segment encoding these proteins:
- the drrA_3 gene encoding ABC-type multidrug transport system, ATPase component, with protein sequence MTHSGSGASSPAPVRLRGVTKRYGSTVAVSELDLEVGAAEVFALLGPNGAGKTTTVEMCEGFIRPDSGSIEILGLDPFGDNARLRERIGVMLQGGGGYPAARAGEMLNLVASYAANPLDPAWLMNTLGLTEAARTTYRRLSGGQQQRLALACAVVGRPELVFLDEPTAGMDAHARIVVWDLIDALRRDGVTVVLTTHQLTEAEELADRIMIIDHGVPVATGSPEELMRSGAENQLRFRAPRMLDLSLLVSALPESYKATETAPGEYLVEGAIDPQVLATVTAWCARLDVLATDMRVEQRSLEDVFLDLTGRELRP encoded by the coding sequence TGCGCGGGGTCACGAAGCGCTACGGGTCGACGGTCGCGGTGTCCGAACTCGACCTGGAGGTAGGGGCCGCCGAGGTGTTCGCGCTGCTCGGGCCGAACGGCGCAGGCAAGACCACCACCGTGGAGATGTGCGAGGGCTTCATCAGGCCCGACTCCGGCTCGATCGAGATCCTCGGCCTGGATCCGTTCGGCGACAACGCCCGGTTGCGTGAGCGCATCGGCGTGATGCTGCAGGGCGGCGGAGGTTACCCGGCGGCCCGCGCCGGCGAGATGCTCAACCTGGTGGCGTCCTACGCGGCCAACCCGCTCGATCCGGCATGGCTGATGAACACCCTCGGACTGACCGAGGCGGCCCGCACAACCTACCGGCGGCTGTCCGGTGGCCAGCAGCAGCGGTTGGCGCTCGCCTGTGCGGTGGTCGGTCGCCCGGAGTTGGTGTTCCTCGACGAGCCGACCGCGGGTATGGACGCCCATGCCCGAATCGTGGTGTGGGACTTAATCGATGCGCTGCGTCGCGACGGCGTGACCGTGGTGCTGACGACCCATCAGCTCACCGAGGCCGAGGAGCTGGCGGATCGCATCATGATCATCGACCACGGCGTGCCGGTGGCCACCGGTTCGCCCGAGGAGCTGATGCGCAGCGGCGCCGAGAACCAGTTGCGCTTCCGCGCGCCGCGCATGCTCGACCTGTCGCTGCTGGTTTCCGCACTGCCCGAGAGTTACAAGGCAACCGAGACCGCCCCTGGCGAATACCTGGTGGAGGGCGCGATCGACCCGCAGGTGTTGGCGACGGTGACGGCGTGGTGCGCACGTCTGGACGTACTGGCCACCGATATGCGCGTCGAACAGCGCAGCCTCGAGGACGTGTTCCTCGACCTGACCGGGCGGGAGTTACGGCCGTGA
- a CDS encoding ABC transporter, with protein MMTNRFAPGTFTPDPGPATVQKMLAAQFGLELRLLLRNGEQLLLTMFIPITLLVGLTLLPLGSFGPNRAATFVPAIMALAVISTAFTGQAIAVAFDRRYGALKRLGATALPVWGIIAGKSLAVVAVVFLQAIVLGTIGVALGWRPHLAGLALGAAVIALGTAVFAALGLLLGGTLRAEIVLALANLLWFVFAGLGALTLEGGMVPSAAQWVARLTPSGALTEALTRAMTLSVDWFGLLVLAVWGAVAALCALRWFRFT; from the coding sequence GTGATGACGAATCGCTTTGCGCCAGGCACCTTCACGCCCGATCCGGGACCGGCGACCGTGCAGAAGATGCTCGCCGCGCAATTCGGCCTGGAGCTGCGGCTGCTGCTGCGCAACGGCGAGCAGCTCCTGTTGACGATGTTCATCCCCATCACCTTGTTGGTGGGCTTGACGCTGCTGCCACTGGGGTCGTTCGGGCCGAACCGGGCGGCGACGTTCGTGCCCGCGATCATGGCGCTGGCCGTGATCTCCACCGCGTTCACCGGGCAGGCGATCGCCGTGGCATTCGATCGCCGCTACGGGGCCCTCAAACGCCTTGGCGCCACGGCGCTTCCGGTGTGGGGCATCATCGCGGGCAAGTCGCTGGCGGTGGTGGCGGTCGTGTTCCTGCAGGCGATCGTGTTGGGCACCATCGGGGTGGCGCTCGGCTGGCGACCGCACCTGGCGGGGCTTGCGCTCGGCGCGGCGGTGATCGCTTTGGGCACAGCGGTTTTCGCAGCGTTGGGCCTGCTGCTCGGCGGCACTCTGCGCGCCGAGATCGTCCTGGCCTTGGCGAACCTGCTGTGGTTTGTCTTCGCGGGGCTCGGCGCGCTGACGCTCGAGGGCGGCATGGTGCCGTCCGCCGCGCAGTGGGTGGCCCGGTTGACGCCGTCCGGCGCCCTCACCGAAGCGCTGACCCGGGCGATGACGTTGTCAGTGGACTGGTTCGGCCTTCTGGTGCTCGCGGTCTGGGGCGCCGTCGCCGCGCTGTGCGCGCTGCGCTGGTTCCGCTTCACCTGA
- a CDS encoding transcriptional regulator — MPRRRGQELDAAIRDAVLDVLGRHGPAGVTMEAVAAAAATSKPVLYRRWPDATALLRDTLLDIATDAIPHEDTGSYRGDMLAVLRGWAALFTGPRAPVIRAAIAAGAHDPDLTEAFRNGVIGWRKQEMAALLARGIARGDVRADVPVEIARELGQSVLWHRLLITGDRIDDDLAVQLVDEVLVPFVSPR; from the coding sequence ATGCCGCGTCGCCGCGGACAGGAACTCGACGCCGCTATCCGTGACGCCGTGCTCGACGTGCTCGGCCGGCACGGTCCGGCCGGCGTCACGATGGAGGCCGTCGCCGCGGCAGCCGCGACGAGCAAACCCGTGCTGTACCGGCGCTGGCCGGACGCCACCGCACTGCTCCGAGACACCCTGCTCGACATCGCCACCGACGCGATTCCGCACGAGGACACGGGCAGTTACCGCGGCGACATGCTCGCTGTGTTGCGTGGATGGGCCGCGTTGTTCACCGGCCCTCGGGCACCGGTGATTCGGGCCGCGATCGCGGCGGGCGCGCACGATCCGGACCTCACCGAGGCCTTCCGCAACGGCGTCATCGGCTGGCGAAAGCAGGAAATGGCCGCACTGCTGGCGCGCGGTATCGCCCGCGGCGACGTGCGCGCCGACGTTCCCGTCGAGATCGCCCGCGAATTGGGACAGAGCGTGCTGTGGCATCGGCTGCTGATCACCGGCGACCGCATCGACGACGATCTGGCGGTGCAACTGGTCGATGAGGTGCTGGTGCCGTTCGTGTCGCCGCGGTAG
- the ctaA gene encoding Unidentified antibiotic-transport integral membrane ABC transporter gives MRRAFLRLVDLLPLPSLRAQRVIAFLVILTQGGISVTGAIVRVTASGLGCPTWPQCFPGSFTPVPVAEVPVVHQAVEFGNRMVTFLVVLTAAAAVLAVTRARRRREVLVYAWLMPVSTVVQAVIGGITVLTGLLWWTVAIHLLASMTMVWLSVLLFVKIGEPDDGVLVRRAPKALRQLALLSAAALAAVLVTGTLVTGAGPHAGDKSVDRTIPRLEVEITTLVHAHSALMVAYLSLLIGLGFGLLAVRAPRPVLLRLVVLVALVVCQGLVGTVQFFTGVPAALVAVHVAGAALCTAATAALWASMRERAKPEPVER, from the coding sequence GTGCGACGTGCCTTTTTGCGGCTGGTCGATCTGCTGCCGCTGCCGAGCCTGCGGGCCCAGCGCGTCATCGCGTTCCTCGTCATCCTGACCCAGGGCGGGATCTCGGTGACGGGCGCCATCGTCCGTGTCACCGCGTCCGGCCTGGGCTGTCCGACGTGGCCGCAGTGTTTCCCGGGCAGTTTCACACCGGTGCCGGTCGCCGAGGTGCCGGTGGTGCATCAGGCGGTCGAGTTCGGCAACCGGATGGTCACCTTCCTCGTCGTGCTCACCGCGGCGGCTGCCGTGCTGGCCGTGACGCGGGCCCGTCGCCGCCGCGAGGTGCTCGTCTACGCGTGGCTGATGCCGGTGTCGACGGTGGTCCAGGCGGTGATCGGCGGCATAACGGTGTTGACCGGGCTGCTGTGGTGGACGGTCGCGATTCACCTGCTGGCGTCGATGACCATGGTCTGGCTGTCGGTGCTGTTGTTCGTCAAGATCGGCGAGCCGGACGACGGGGTCCTCGTCCGGCGGGCGCCAAAAGCGTTGCGGCAGCTGGCCCTCCTCAGTGCCGCGGCCCTGGCCGCCGTGCTGGTGACGGGCACGCTGGTGACCGGCGCGGGCCCACATGCCGGCGACAAGAGCGTGGACCGCACGATCCCCCGCCTCGAGGTCGAGATCACCACGCTGGTGCACGCTCACTCGGCGCTGATGGTGGCTTACCTGTCGCTGCTGATCGGCCTCGGCTTCGGCCTGTTGGCGGTGCGCGCACCCCGTCCGGTCCTGCTGCGGCTGGTTGTCCTTGTCGCGCTGGTGGTGTGTCAGGGTTTGGTCGGCACGGTGCAGTTTTTCACCGGTGTACCCGCCGCGTTGGTGGCGGTGCACGTCGCGGGTGCCGCGCTCTGCACCGCGGCGACCGCCGCGCTATGGGCGTCGATGCGAGAGCGGGCCAAGCCCGAACCGGTCGAGCGCTGA
- a CDS encoding glutathione synthase/ribosomal protein S6 modification enzyme (glutaminyl transferase) — translation MKLARPDVFHPRIVLAGCPALPEGDGDDAGLVAALGKHGLHARWMSWDDPATLRADLVILRATWDYIDRLDEFLSWARRVRNLLNPARVVPWNTDKRYLADLAAAGVPTVPGRFFDPGDAVRLPNSAEVVVKPAVGVGSVDTLRFSNREDARRHADRLLAAGRTVLIQPYDPGIEDGETALVFIGGAQSHAFRKGPILQRPGEAPPFDESGTYAQESLSPADPDFEVWDVGHQALAAAAAHLDLSAEELLYARVDVIGGRADPRVLEVELVEPSLGWMQLDETTRGRQQREFVVAVESALDRFGLGPLSHRRP, via the coding sequence ATGAAGCTTGCGCGGCCCGACGTGTTCCATCCGCGCATCGTGTTGGCCGGATGCCCCGCACTGCCGGAGGGGGACGGCGACGACGCCGGCCTGGTCGCGGCCCTGGGAAAGCACGGACTCCACGCGCGCTGGATGTCCTGGGATGACCCGGCGACCTTGAGGGCAGATCTGGTGATCCTGCGGGCGACGTGGGACTACATCGATCGGCTCGACGAGTTCCTGTCCTGGGCGCGACGGGTCCGCAACCTGCTGAACCCGGCCAGGGTGGTGCCCTGGAACACCGACAAGCGCTACCTGGCCGACCTGGCGGCAGCGGGTGTGCCGACGGTCCCGGGCCGATTCTTCGACCCCGGCGACGCGGTGAGGCTGCCGAACAGTGCCGAAGTCGTGGTGAAACCTGCTGTCGGCGTGGGATCGGTTGACACCCTTCGCTTTTCGAATCGGGAGGATGCGCGGCGCCATGCCGACCGGTTGCTGGCGGCCGGTCGGACCGTATTGATCCAGCCCTACGACCCGGGCATCGAAGACGGCGAGACCGCATTGGTGTTCATCGGCGGCGCGCAGTCGCACGCCTTCAGGAAGGGCCCGATCCTGCAGCGCCCCGGCGAGGCGCCTCCGTTCGACGAGTCGGGCACCTACGCACAGGAGTCCCTCAGCCCCGCCGATCCCGATTTCGAGGTCTGGGACGTCGGGCACCAGGCACTTGCGGCGGCGGCTGCGCACCTCGACCTCTCCGCGGAGGAGTTGCTCTACGCGCGCGTCGACGTCATCGGCGGGCGCGCGGACCCGCGCGTGCTGGAAGTCGAACTCGTCGAACCGTCGCTGGGCTGGATGCAGCTGGACGAAACGACCAGAGGCCGACAGCAGCGCGAGTTCGTCGTCGCCGTCGAATCAGCGCTCGACCGGTTCGGGCTTGGCCCGCTCTCGCATCGACGCCCATAG
- the qorA_3 gene encoding Zn-dependent oxidoreductase, with protein sequence MHAIEVAQTGGPEVLTYVEKTQPTPGPGEVLIKAEAIGVNFLDTYFRSGQYPRETPFIVGNEVCGTVAAIGEEVAALKVGDRVVTAQANGAYAEYSLAPADFVAYVPEGVAPDAAAASLLKGMTAHYLIKSLYPVQQGDSVLVHAGAGGVGLILTQWATSMAVRVITTVSTPEKAELSRQAGAVHVLDYPDDPAAFGAEIKDMTDGGVAAVYDGVGAATFEASLASLRVRGTLALFGASSGPVPPFDPQLLNAAGSLFLTRPTLVHYTRTADEFAWRAGELLDAIASGTLTITVSERYRLADAEQAHRDLQGRKTVGSVVLVP encoded by the coding sequence ATGCATGCCATCGAAGTCGCCCAGACCGGCGGACCCGAAGTCCTCACCTACGTCGAGAAAACACAGCCCACGCCGGGCCCCGGGGAGGTGCTCATCAAGGCCGAGGCCATCGGCGTGAACTTCCTCGACACCTACTTCCGGTCGGGCCAGTACCCGCGGGAGACGCCGTTCATCGTCGGCAACGAGGTGTGCGGCACCGTGGCGGCGATCGGCGAAGAAGTCGCCGCGCTGAAGGTCGGCGATCGCGTCGTCACCGCTCAAGCCAACGGGGCCTATGCCGAATACAGTCTCGCCCCAGCTGATTTCGTGGCCTACGTACCCGAAGGCGTGGCTCCCGACGCGGCCGCCGCATCCCTGCTCAAGGGTATGACGGCGCACTACTTGATCAAGTCGCTGTATCCGGTACAGCAGGGCGACTCGGTTCTGGTGCACGCGGGCGCGGGCGGCGTCGGGCTCATCCTCACCCAATGGGCGACAAGCATGGCGGTACGCGTGATCACCACCGTCTCGACGCCGGAGAAGGCGGAGCTGTCGCGTCAGGCGGGTGCGGTGCACGTGCTCGACTATCCCGACGATCCGGCCGCGTTCGGCGCCGAGATCAAAGACATGACCGACGGTGGCGTCGCAGCCGTGTACGACGGGGTGGGAGCGGCCACGTTCGAAGCCAGCCTGGCCAGTCTCAGGGTGCGGGGCACGTTGGCGTTGTTCGGCGCTTCGAGCGGACCGGTGCCGCCGTTCGACCCGCAGCTGCTCAACGCCGCGGGCTCACTGTTCCTGACCCGTCCGACACTCGTGCACTACACCCGCACGGCCGACGAATTCGCCTGGCGTGCGGGCGAACTTCTCGATGCGATCGCCTCGGGCACGCTGACGATCACGGTCAGTGAGCGCTACCGGCTCGCCGATGCCGAGCAGGCGCACCGCGACCTGCAGGGCCGCAAGACGGTCGGTTCGGTGGTGCTGGTGCCCTAG
- the ctaB gene encoding protoheme IX farnesyltransferase, with translation MRVRDVHLVDGAQIRIRDKFLGYVSLTKPRVIELLLVTTIPAMLLASRGTVDPLLILNTLFGGLLAAAGANALNCVADADIDKVMKRTERRPLARATVPRSHALIFGLALSVASFFWLWWTTNMLSAHLAGATIAFYVLVYTLLLKRRTSQNVVWGGAAGCMPVMIGWSAVTGTIAWPALVMFAIIFFWTPPHTWALAMRYKEDYRAAGVPMLPAVATERQVTKQILIYTYLTVAATLALTPVTGWLYAAVALLAGGWFLVMAHQLYNGVRRGEAVKPLRLFLQSNNYLAVVFLALAVDSVLALPTVF, from the coding sequence GTGAGAGTTCGCGACGTGCACCTCGTCGACGGGGCGCAGATTCGGATTCGCGACAAGTTCCTCGGCTACGTCTCACTGACCAAGCCGCGCGTCATCGAACTGCTTCTGGTCACCACGATCCCGGCCATGCTGCTGGCGAGCCGGGGCACGGTCGATCCGCTCCTAATTCTGAACACCCTGTTCGGCGGACTGCTGGCCGCGGCGGGCGCCAACGCATTGAACTGCGTTGCCGACGCCGACATTGACAAGGTCATGAAGCGCACCGAGCGCAGGCCGCTGGCGCGTGCCACGGTTCCGCGCAGTCACGCGCTGATCTTCGGGCTGGCCCTGTCCGTCGCGTCGTTCTTCTGGCTGTGGTGGACGACGAACATGCTGTCGGCCCATCTCGCCGGCGCGACGATCGCGTTCTACGTGCTCGTCTACACGCTGTTGCTCAAGCGCCGCACTTCGCAGAACGTGGTGTGGGGCGGCGCGGCCGGCTGCATGCCGGTGATGATCGGCTGGTCGGCGGTCACCGGGACGATCGCCTGGCCCGCGCTGGTCATGTTCGCCATCATCTTCTTCTGGACTCCGCCGCACACCTGGGCGCTGGCGATGCGCTACAAGGAGGACTACCGCGCCGCGGGCGTCCCGATGCTTCCCGCGGTCGCCACCGAACGCCAGGTCACCAAGCAGATCCTGATCTACACGTATCTGACGGTGGCCGCGACGCTCGCGCTGACGCCCGTCACGGGCTGGCTGTACGCGGCGGTGGCGCTGCTGGCGGGCGGATGGTTCCTGGTGATGGCGCACCAGCTCTACAACGGCGTGCGTCGCGGCGAGGCGGTCAAGCCGCTGCGGCTGTTCCTGCAGTCGAACAACTACCTCGCCGTGGTGTTCCTGGCCCTGGCGGTCGACTCCGTCCTGGCGCTGCCCACCGTTTTCTAG
- the tkt gene encoding transketolase, producing MTTLEEISALTRPNHPEDWTELDSVAVDTVRVLAADAVQKVGNGHPGTAMSLAPLAYTLFQRQMRHDPSDVHWLGRDRFVLSCGHSSLTLYIQLYLGGFGLELDDIEALRTFKSKTPGHPEFRHTDGVEITTGPLGQGLASAVGMAMASRYERGLFDPDVPWGESPFDHYIYVIASDGDIEEGITSEASSLAGTQQLGNLIAFYDKNQISIEHDTNIALSEDVAARYRAYGWHVQEVEGGENVVGIEQAIVEAKKVTDKPSFIALRTIIGYPAPNKMNTGDVHGSALGEEEVAATKKILGFDPDKTFEVRPEVIEHTRKLVDRGKEAHAKWQIDFDAWAEREPERKELLDRLLAQKLPDGWDSDLTYWEPGSKPLATRAAFGQVLNDVAPKLPELWGGSADLAGSNNTTIKGVNSFGPPSISTDDFTADWYGRVLHFGVREHAMGAILSGIVLHGPTRAFGGTFLQFSDYMRPAVRLASLMDIDTIYIWTHDSIGLGEDGPTHQPIEHLAALRAIPNLSVVRPGDPNETAYAWRSIIARGNGSGPVGFILTRQGIPVLEGTDADGVARGGYVLGGGNPADDADVIIIATGSELQLAVEARKQLAEKDITAYVVSMPCVEWFESQPREYRDSVLPPSVSARVAVEAAVAQSWYKLVGDTGEIVSIEHYGESADYKTLFREFGFTPEAVVAAAERSIDN from the coding sequence GTGACCACACTCGAAGAAATCTCCGCGCTGACCCGCCCGAACCACCCAGAGGACTGGACCGAATTGGACTCGGTGGCGGTCGACACCGTCCGGGTGCTGGCGGCCGACGCGGTGCAGAAGGTCGGCAACGGCCACCCGGGAACGGCGATGAGTTTGGCGCCGCTGGCCTACACGCTTTTCCAGCGCCAGATGCGCCACGACCCCAGCGACGTGCACTGGCTCGGCCGCGACCGCTTCGTGTTGTCGTGTGGTCATTCCAGCCTGACCCTCTACATTCAGCTCTATCTCGGCGGATTCGGGCTCGAGCTGGACGACATCGAAGCCTTGCGGACGTTCAAGTCCAAGACCCCCGGCCATCCGGAGTTCCGCCACACCGATGGCGTGGAGATCACCACCGGCCCGCTCGGGCAGGGTCTGGCATCCGCGGTCGGTATGGCGATGGCCTCGCGCTACGAGCGCGGTCTGTTCGATCCCGACGTGCCGTGGGGTGAGAGCCCGTTCGACCACTACATCTATGTGATCGCCTCCGACGGTGACATCGAAGAAGGCATCACCAGCGAGGCGTCGTCGCTGGCGGGCACGCAGCAGCTAGGCAACCTGATCGCGTTCTACGACAAGAACCAGATCTCGATCGAACACGACACCAATATCGCGCTGTCCGAAGACGTCGCGGCCCGCTACCGCGCCTACGGCTGGCACGTGCAGGAGGTGGAGGGCGGCGAGAACGTCGTCGGCATCGAACAGGCCATCGTCGAGGCGAAGAAGGTCACCGACAAACCGTCGTTCATCGCGCTGCGCACGATCATCGGCTACCCGGCGCCCAACAAGATGAACACCGGCGACGTGCACGGTTCGGCGCTCGGCGAGGAGGAGGTCGCGGCCACCAAGAAGATCCTCGGCTTTGACCCCGACAAGACCTTCGAGGTGCGGCCCGAGGTCATCGAGCACACCCGCAAGCTGGTGGATCGCGGCAAAGAGGCACATGCGAAGTGGCAGATCGACTTCGACGCATGGGCCGAGCGTGAGCCCGAGCGCAAGGAACTGCTGGACCGGCTGCTGGCTCAGAAACTGCCCGACGGCTGGGATTCGGACCTGACCTATTGGGAGCCGGGCTCCAAGCCGTTAGCCACCCGCGCCGCGTTCGGCCAGGTCCTCAACGACGTCGCGCCCAAGCTGCCCGAGTTGTGGGGCGGTTCGGCCGACCTTGCGGGCAGTAACAACACCACGATCAAAGGCGTGAATTCGTTTGGCCCGCCGTCCATCTCGACCGACGACTTCACGGCCGACTGGTATGGCCGCGTGCTGCACTTCGGCGTCCGCGAACACGCGATGGGCGCGATCCTGTCCGGCATCGTGCTGCACGGCCCGACCCGCGCGTTCGGTGGCACGTTCCTGCAGTTCTCTGATTACATGCGGCCCGCTGTGCGACTTGCATCGCTGATGGACATCGACACCATCTACATCTGGACCCACGACTCGATCGGTCTCGGTGAGGACGGCCCGACCCACCAGCCGATCGAGCACCTTGCGGCGCTGCGCGCGATCCCGAACCTGTCCGTGGTCCGGCCGGGCGACCCCAACGAAACGGCGTACGCCTGGCGCAGCATCATCGCCCGCGGCAACGGCAGCGGTCCGGTCGGTTTCATCCTGACCCGCCAGGGCATCCCGGTGCTGGAGGGCACCGACGCCGACGGGGTGGCCCGCGGCGGCTACGTCCTCGGCGGCGGTAACCCCGCCGACGACGCGGACGTGATCATCATTGCGACGGGCTCCGAACTACAGCTGGCGGTGGAGGCGAGAAAGCAGTTGGCGGAAAAGGACATCACGGCCTACGTGGTGTCGATGCCGTGCGTGGAATGGTTCGAGTCGCAACCGCGCGAGTACCGTGATTCGGTTCTGCCTCCGAGCGTTTCGGCGCGCGTGGCGGTCGAGGCGGCCGTCGCGCAGAGCTGGTACAAGCTCGTCGGCGACACCGGGGAGATCGTCTCGATCGAGCACTACGGCGAGTCCGCCGACTACAAGACGTTGTTCCGTGAGTTCGGGTTCACCCCCGAGGCCGTGGTGGCCGCCGCGGAGCGATCGATAGACAACTGA
- the tal gene encoding transaldolase, giving the protein MAQNPNLAAISEAGVSVWLDDLSRDRLQTGNLQELIDTKSVVGVTTNPSIFQAALSKGHAYDDQVNELAERGADVDATIRTVTTDDVRNACDVLAKQYELSDGVDGRVSIEVDPRVAHDTDKTILQAIDLWKTVDRPNLLIKIPATMAGLPAITAVIAEGISVNVTLIFSVERHRLVMDAYLEGLEKAKEAGHDLSKIHSVASFFVSRVDTEIDKRLEKIGSQEALDLRGKAGVANARLAYAAYEEVFVGGKRYEALKGDGARVQRPLWASTGVKNPEYSDTLYVTELVAPNTVNTMPEKTIDAVAEHGVITGDTVTGTADESQALFDKLADVGIDLPDVFRLLEDEGVEKFEKSWLELLEATQEQLDAAKK; this is encoded by the coding sequence ATGGCTCAGAATCCGAATCTCGCGGCAATATCCGAGGCAGGCGTGTCGGTGTGGCTCGACGATCTGTCGCGCGACCGACTGCAGACAGGAAATCTGCAGGAGCTCATCGACACCAAGAGTGTCGTCGGGGTGACCACCAACCCGTCAATCTTCCAGGCCGCGCTGTCCAAGGGACACGCCTACGACGATCAGGTCAATGAGCTGGCCGAGCGGGGCGCGGACGTGGACGCCACGATCCGCACCGTCACCACCGACGATGTCCGCAACGCCTGCGACGTATTGGCCAAGCAGTACGAGCTTTCCGACGGCGTCGACGGCCGGGTGTCGATCGAGGTGGACCCCCGGGTCGCGCACGACACCGACAAGACCATCCTGCAGGCGATCGATCTGTGGAAGACCGTCGACCGGCCGAACCTGCTGATCAAGATTCCTGCGACGATGGCGGGCCTGCCCGCGATCACGGCGGTGATCGCCGAAGGAATCTCGGTCAACGTCACGCTGATCTTCTCCGTGGAACGCCACCGGCTCGTGATGGATGCCTACCTCGAAGGCCTGGAGAAGGCCAAGGAGGCCGGCCACGACCTGTCCAAGATCCATTCGGTCGCTTCGTTCTTCGTGTCCCGGGTGGACACCGAGATCGACAAGCGCCTTGAGAAGATCGGATCGCAGGAGGCGCTGGATCTGCGGGGTAAGGCAGGTGTCGCCAACGCGCGACTCGCCTACGCCGCATACGAAGAGGTGTTCGTCGGGGGCAAACGCTACGAAGCGCTCAAGGGTGACGGCGCCCGTGTGCAACGTCCGCTGTGGGCCTCCACGGGCGTCAAGAATCCGGAGTACTCGGACACCTTGTACGTCACCGAGTTGGTGGCCCCGAACACGGTGAACACCATGCCGGAGAAGACGATCGACGCGGTCGCCGAACACGGCGTGATCACCGGCGACACCGTGACGGGCACGGCCGATGAATCGCAGGCGCTGTTCGACAAGCTGGCCGACGTCGGTATCGACCTACCCGACGTGTTCCGGCTCCTCGAGGACGAGGGTGTGGAGAAGTTCGAGAAGTCGTGGCTCGAGTTGCTCGAGGCGACGCAGGAACAGCTCGACGCCGCCAAGAAATGA